From a single Sphingomonas sp. OV641 genomic region:
- a CDS encoding DUF3311 domain-containing protein, giving the protein MTARKIARKVARPHRWLLLIPFLWQVGCIPLVNDVAWRPFSLPFPMVWQMAGIIVTSIVIATVFAIDRKNPEFAQDDAA; this is encoded by the coding sequence GTGACCGCCCGAAAGATCGCCCGAAAGGTCGCACGCCCGCACCGCTGGCTGCTGCTGATCCCGTTCCTCTGGCAGGTCGGCTGCATCCCGCTCGTCAATGACGTCGCATGGCGCCCCTTTTCGCTGCCCTTCCCGATGGTCTGGCAGATGGCGGGGATCATCGTCACCTCGATCGTGATCGCCACGGTCTTCGCGATCGACCGCAAGAACCCCGAGTTCGCACAGGATGACGCGGCATGA
- a CDS encoding DUF885 family protein, with protein MPNDPRLLTRRTTLGLLAASALAPAPAFAQADQGARLRALLDRSAAAEAALDPLRAARNGTTSGALFVDPLSDAYEAQLRADKQRDAAQLATIDRTALGPVDRIAYDVFAYKTRQMLDLITTGLFAVQRMAPLNPSFGLHVEFPDFLAGAKYESAADYDDTLARFDGFVGYMNSNVARLKQGLAAGQVQPKIIVTNVLAQVDAMLALPIERSPFWTGITRLPDTMPAAERTRITNAFRQAIGDKVYPAYRHWATYLRDTYLPRALEAPGRSAMKDGARLYAWELQRHTTTRRSADDIHTLGLSEVARIRAEMEKVRAKVGFTGDLKAFFEHIRTDPQYYYKTPDELLARFKAIEAKIWPGIPRLFHDRPKAPFEVRPLPALGDQRGTGYYRPGPPDGVSPGVLYFNMSMLNTRPIPTLETLTLHEGIPGHHFQLTLAIENAALPPLLRHGQATAYTEGWGLYSESLGPELGMFGDPMQLFGHLDMEMLRAVRLVVDTGLHAKSWGRQQAIDYMLDNTSMAPRDVAVEIDRYIAYPGQACAYKIGELKFRELREAATAKLGAKFDVRDYHRQVLNTGALPMDVLDAKIRGWIAAGGGPA; from the coding sequence TTGCCGAACGATCCACGCCTGCTCACACGCCGCACCACGCTCGGCCTGCTGGCGGCGAGTGCCCTTGCCCCGGCCCCGGCCTTTGCGCAGGCGGACCAGGGCGCCAGGCTGCGGGCCTTGCTGGACCGCAGCGCAGCGGCGGAGGCGGCGCTCGACCCGTTGCGCGCGGCCCGCAACGGTACCACAAGCGGCGCGCTGTTCGTTGATCCGCTAAGTGACGCTTACGAGGCGCAACTGCGCGCCGACAAGCAGCGCGACGCCGCCCAACTCGCCACCATCGATCGGACCGCGCTCGGCCCGGTGGACCGGATCGCCTATGACGTATTTGCCTACAAGACGCGGCAGATGCTCGACCTCATCACCACCGGGCTGTTTGCCGTGCAGCGCATGGCGCCGCTCAACCCGTCCTTCGGGTTGCACGTCGAATTCCCTGACTTCCTCGCCGGCGCCAAATACGAGAGCGCTGCCGACTATGACGACACGCTGGCCCGGTTCGATGGCTTTGTCGGCTATATGAACAGCAACGTCGCGCGATTGAAGCAGGGCCTCGCTGCTGGGCAGGTGCAGCCGAAGATCATCGTCACCAACGTGCTGGCGCAGGTCGACGCCATGCTTGCGCTGCCGATCGAGCGAAGCCCGTTCTGGACCGGCATTACACGCCTGCCCGACACGATGCCGGCCGCCGAACGCACCCGCATCACCAATGCCTTTCGCCAGGCGATCGGGGACAAGGTGTATCCCGCCTATCGCCACTGGGCGACCTACCTGCGCGACACCTATCTGCCCCGCGCGCTCGAAGCGCCCGGCCGCAGCGCGATGAAGGACGGCGCGCGGCTCTACGCCTGGGAGCTACAGCGCCATACGACGACCAGGCGCAGTGCCGACGACATTCACACGCTTGGCCTCTCCGAAGTCGCGCGCATCCGCGCCGAGATGGAGAAGGTCCGCGCGAAAGTTGGTTTCACAGGCGATCTCAAAGCGTTCTTCGAGCACATTCGCACCGACCCTCAATATTATTACAAGACACCCGACGAACTGCTCGCCCGCTTCAAGGCGATCGAGGCGAAGATCTGGCCCGGCATTCCAAGGCTGTTCCACGATCGCCCCAAGGCGCCGTTCGAGGTTCGCCCGCTGCCGGCGCTCGGCGACCAGCGCGGCACCGGCTATTACCGGCCCGGTCCGCCCGACGGCGTCTCGCCGGGCGTGCTCTATTTCAACATGTCGATGCTGAACACGCGGCCGATTCCCACGCTGGAAACGCTGACGCTGCACGAGGGCATTCCCGGCCACCATTTCCAGCTCACGCTCGCGATCGAGAATGCGGCGCTGCCGCCGCTGCTGCGGCACGGCCAGGCCACCGCTTATACCGAAGGCTGGGGGCTGTATTCAGAATCGCTCGGGCCGGAACTCGGCATGTTCGGCGATCCGATGCAATTGTTCGGGCACCTCGACATGGAAATGCTGCGCGCCGTGCGGCTGGTGGTCGACACCGGCCTCCACGCCAAGAGCTGGGGCCGGCAACAGGCGATCGACTACATGCTCGACAACACCTCCATGGCGCCGCGCGACGTGGCGGTCGAGATCGACCGCTACATCGCCTATCCGGGCCAGGCCTGTGCGTACAAGATCGGCGAACTCAAGTTCCGCGAGTTGCGCGAAGCCGCGACCGCGAAGCTCGGGGCGAAGTTCGACGTGCGCGATTATCACCGGCAGGTGCTGAACACCGGCGCGCTGCCGATGGACGTGCTTGACGCCAAGATCCGCGGCTGGATCGCTGCCGGCGGCGGCCCGGCGTGA
- a CDS encoding sodium:solute symporter, which translates to MILALTLAVVLGTMAGALLSARRQAKARTLTEWAVGGRKFGVLIFWFLNAGEIYTTFAVLGISGFAWAYGAPAYLALTSVSLSATIGYWLMPLIWNAGRRHGLVTQADFFAAHYRATWLGVVVGLAGIAALIVYVQIQIVALSLIVRMTLGPEVSPALSAIIAAVFMLGFVFFAGLRSAAFAAGVKDVLMVLIVIGLCASVASKVGAASMLDVYRLAQDSFPGIGRLPGLQPGAALSQVWLMTSALNVALGNWILPHLFQLCFSAGSEATIRRNAIWQPIYSLSYFFIILLGFAALLAGTQPAGGDTNAVLLQFVADRYPAWVVGIFAGTACLLALVPGSVLLLTAGSIFSRNVLLPLRPALSERATLLASRLSMIGFAAAAVYLTLGGSKSLVEIGLSAYAAIGMLAPGVYAAFLWPRANARGVFLGIVAGYCALLLPQAQELWKALLPGWEPGLIAMAVNAAVMVAACLALPERRARALVTT; encoded by the coding sequence ATGATCCTCGCCCTCACCCTTGCCGTCGTCCTCGGCACCATGGCCGGCGCATTGCTGTCCGCGCGGCGGCAGGCGAAGGCGCGCACACTCACCGAATGGGCCGTCGGCGGGCGCAAGTTCGGCGTGCTGATCTTCTGGTTCCTTAACGCCGGGGAGATCTACACCACCTTTGCCGTGCTCGGCATTTCAGGTTTCGCCTGGGCCTATGGTGCGCCCGCCTATCTGGCGCTCACCTCCGTCTCGCTGTCCGCCACGATCGGCTATTGGCTGATGCCGCTGATCTGGAACGCCGGGCGGAGGCACGGCCTGGTGACTCAGGCCGATTTCTTCGCCGCGCATTATCGTGCGACCTGGCTCGGCGTCGTTGTCGGCCTAGCGGGGATCGCGGCGCTGATCGTCTATGTCCAGATCCAGATCGTCGCGCTCAGCCTCATCGTCCGCATGACGCTTGGGCCCGAGGTATCGCCCGCGCTGTCCGCGATCATCGCCGCCGTCTTCATGCTCGGCTTCGTCTTCTTCGCCGGCCTGCGCTCCGCCGCCTTTGCTGCCGGGGTGAAGGACGTGCTGATGGTGCTGATCGTCATCGGCCTGTGCGCGAGCGTGGCAAGCAAGGTCGGCGCGGCCTCGATGCTGGATGTCTACCGCCTCGCGCAGGACAGCTTTCCCGGCATCGGCAGACTGCCGGGGCTGCAGCCGGGCGCGGCGCTGAGCCAGGTGTGGCTGATGACCTCCGCGCTCAATGTCGCGCTCGGCAACTGGATCCTGCCGCATCTGTTCCAATTGTGCTTTTCGGCCGGCAGCGAGGCGACGATCCGCCGTAACGCCATCTGGCAGCCGATCTATTCGCTATCCTATTTCTTCATCATCCTGCTCGGCTTCGCGGCATTGCTCGCGGGAACGCAGCCGGCGGGCGGCGACACCAATGCAGTGCTGCTGCAATTCGTCGCCGATCGCTATCCGGCCTGGGTGGTGGGCATCTTCGCCGGCACCGCCTGCCTGCTGGCGCTGGTGCCGGGATCGGTGCTGTTGCTGACGGCCGGGTCGATCTTCAGCCGCAACGTGCTGCTGCCGCTCCGGCCGGCTCTGTCGGAGCGCGCGACCCTGCTCGCCTCGCGGCTGTCGATGATCGGTTTTGCCGCCGCGGCGGTGTATCTGACGCTCGGCGGCTCCAAGTCGCTCGTCGAGATCGGCCTGTCCGCTTATGCCGCGATCGGCATGCTCGCGCCGGGCGTGTACGCCGCGTTCCTGTGGCCGCGCGCGAATGCCAGAGGCGTGTTCCTCGGCATCGTGGCGGGCTATTGCGCGCTTCTGCTTCCGCAGGCGCAGGAGCTATGGAAGGCATTGCTGCCCGGATGGGAGCCGGGGCTGATCGCGATGGCGGTCAACGCCGCGGTGATGGTGGCGGCGTGCCTCGCGCTGCCGGAGCGGCGAGCCAGGGCATTGGTCACTACTTAA